A portion of the Sphaerochaeta pleomorpha str. Grapes genome contains these proteins:
- the gpmA gene encoding 2,3-diphosphoglycerate-dependent phosphoglycerate mutase yields MKLVLLRHGQSLWNLENRFTGWTDVPLSEAGRLEASEAGRLLKEEGFDFDCCYTSYLKRAIQTLDLVLEQMDRQWLPVVKSWKLNERHYGALQGLNKAETAVKYGNEQVLLWRRSFSVQPPSLSINDERNPALQNQYRGIDKNVLPFTESLKDTIARTIPYFEEEIKPRMLKGERILIVAHGNSLRALVMYFEHLSEDEIMQVNIPTGIPLIYTFSKDFSVKKKYYLGDSGEIAEKMRQVSDQGKATKA; encoded by the coding sequence ATGAAACTGGTATTGTTACGACACGGGCAGAGCCTGTGGAATTTGGAAAACCGCTTTACGGGTTGGACAGATGTTCCCCTGAGTGAAGCCGGTAGGCTGGAAGCATCTGAAGCTGGACGACTCCTGAAAGAAGAGGGTTTTGACTTTGACTGTTGCTATACTTCGTATCTGAAGAGGGCAATCCAAACCCTCGACCTTGTCTTGGAGCAAATGGACCGGCAGTGGTTGCCTGTCGTGAAAAGCTGGAAACTCAATGAACGGCACTATGGGGCCCTGCAGGGGTTGAACAAGGCTGAAACGGCTGTGAAATATGGTAATGAGCAGGTTCTGCTCTGGAGACGGTCCTTTTCGGTGCAGCCCCCATCGCTTTCAATAAACGATGAGAGAAATCCTGCCTTACAGAACCAATACCGAGGCATCGATAAGAATGTACTACCTTTTACCGAAAGCCTGAAAGATACCATAGCGCGAACCATCCCCTATTTTGAAGAGGAAATCAAACCCCGTATGCTTAAGGGAGAACGGATTTTGATTGTTGCCCATGGCAATTCATTGCGTGCGCTGGTGATGTATTTTGAACATCTCAGCGAAGATGAGATTATGCAGGTAAATATCCCTACAGGAATTCCTCTTATCTATACGTTCTCCAAGGATTTTTCAGTGAAGAAAAAATACTATCTGGGGGACAGTGGGGAGATTGCCGAGAAGATGCGGCAAGTGAGTGACCAAGGGAAGGCGACCAAAGCCTAG
- a CDS encoding RNB domain-containing ribonuclease gives MSILQAAIGIMYIHWSVKVVGMNVSDDRKDRILLEKIAHQAMLDRGLAPDFSKSVLAELEAIKGPATYDSVPEMIDLRDRLWCSLDNDDSKDLDQLTAVETSDKGFAKILIAIADVDAVVKKQSAIDLHAQQNTTSVYTVPQVFPMLPEKLSTDITSLNFDRDRLSLVVEIDLADDGTVLSSSIYRAMVRNKARLSYTSVAAWLDGTGAMPVEIASVKGMEESLRLQDSIAQKMKLLRHQHGALVLETIEAKPVFSGDTLMNLVPDTRNRAKEIVEDFMIAANGVTSRFLTAKKFPSIRRIVTEPKRWDRIVKIAADKGTVLPKKPDSLALENFLIASQRAEPLRFPDLSLSVIKLLGSGEYIVQMPDQTGKGHFGLAVKNYTHSTAPNRRFPDLITQRLLKSAIAGIPSPYSVEELTSLAQHCNEAENAANKVERQVVKSAAAILLESRIGEQFDAIVTGAAAKGTWVRIFDPPLEGRLESGFEGLDIGDRLRVQLVSTDVNRGFIDFKRVR, from the coding sequence ATGTCGATTCTGCAGGCTGCCATTGGGATTATGTACATCCATTGGTCTGTGAAGGTGGTTGGAATGAATGTTTCTGATGATAGGAAGGACCGAATCCTCTTGGAAAAAATTGCACATCAGGCAATGCTTGACCGTGGGCTTGCCCCAGATTTCTCCAAATCGGTTCTTGCCGAACTTGAGGCGATCAAGGGTCCTGCAACATATGATTCTGTACCGGAAATGATTGATTTACGTGACAGGCTCTGGTGCTCCCTCGATAATGATGATTCTAAAGACCTTGATCAGTTGACTGCGGTTGAAACCTCTGACAAGGGGTTTGCCAAGATTTTGATAGCGATAGCAGATGTCGATGCGGTGGTAAAAAAACAGTCAGCTATCGATTTGCATGCACAGCAGAATACTACCTCAGTCTATACGGTACCACAGGTATTCCCTATGCTACCCGAGAAGTTATCTACAGATATTACCTCACTCAATTTTGACAGAGACCGTCTTTCGCTTGTCGTTGAAATAGACCTTGCCGATGATGGCACTGTGCTCAGTTCTTCAATCTATAGGGCTATGGTACGCAACAAGGCAAGGCTTTCTTATACTAGTGTCGCAGCCTGGCTGGATGGGACAGGAGCTATGCCAGTAGAAATTGCCTCAGTCAAAGGGATGGAGGAGAGTCTGCGTTTGCAGGATAGTATTGCCCAGAAAATGAAATTGCTCCGTCATCAACACGGGGCCCTCGTCCTTGAGACGATCGAGGCCAAACCGGTTTTCTCTGGTGATACCCTGATGAATCTGGTACCTGATACACGGAATCGTGCAAAAGAAATTGTCGAGGATTTTATGATTGCGGCAAACGGGGTTACTTCACGATTCCTTACCGCTAAAAAGTTCCCTTCGATCAGGCGGATAGTTACAGAACCCAAAAGATGGGACAGGATTGTAAAAATTGCCGCTGACAAAGGTACTGTCCTGCCTAAGAAACCAGATTCTTTGGCTCTGGAGAATTTCCTCATTGCATCCCAGAGGGCGGAACCCCTACGGTTTCCTGATTTGTCTCTCAGTGTAATAAAGTTACTGGGTTCCGGAGAGTATATCGTCCAGATGCCTGATCAAACGGGAAAGGGGCATTTTGGACTGGCAGTAAAGAATTATACCCATTCGACTGCACCCAATCGTCGTTTTCCTGACTTGATCACCCAGCGTCTGTTAAAATCTGCAATTGCTGGCATTCCCTCTCCCTATTCGGTTGAAGAGCTTACTTCTCTTGCCCAACATTGTAACGAGGCCGAGAATGCCGCAAATAAAGTAGAGCGGCAGGTTGTAAAATCTGCTGCGGCAATTCTCCTTGAATCAAGGATAGGAGAGCAGTTCGATGCTATCGTAACAGGAGCGGCCGCCAAGGGTACGTGGGTGCGTATTTTTGATCCTCCGCTGGAAGGACGCCTCGAAAGTGGTTTTGAAGGCTTGGATATTGGTGACAGACTTCGTGTTCAGCTGGTGAGTACCGATGTGAACCGGGGATTTATCGATTTCAAGCGGGTGAGATAA